From Tripterygium wilfordii isolate XIE 37 chromosome 16, ASM1340144v1, whole genome shotgun sequence, one genomic window encodes:
- the LOC119980656 gene encoding probable aspartic protease At2g35615, translating to MSSFSFDLIHYDSKLSPFYDQSKTESERSKEALIRSLNRLNHFNSSMLIDAKFVESDLTIGDYFMNISISSSIKQLVIPTMLSGLTWIRCDPCSSNCGSQHKSLYNPKLSDTYKKIMFDSEECRLLQRAEPGQLGECRYQDYRSGNNLFSSGVLSTESFYLKSPYLPHDSFSDIVFGCDEVHQGNFKDGAQGVVGLGQGPFSLVSQVGKKMGPNANKFSYCLVEKPFEVCSKIQFGPDFTLDKQKNTYKLEFQTSDAPIRYHLNLEAVSINGKKVEIPNKKHDMIVDIQTSLTSLPSNIYDEFIARVKKHFGNIHSIELPKHGTCFLKNQVNKHKRPTVVLHFSDSSGSHVKFPVNPSTLFQETDEHMCPTIIRNDEISILGNRAQINVHMIFDLPTHSLTFAAVDCLKAKM from the coding sequence ATGAGTTCTTTTAGCTTTGATCTTATTCATTATGATTCAAAACTATCTCCATTTTATGATCAATCTAAAACTGAGTCAGAGCGTTCGAAAGAAGCCCTTATTCGTTCTCTCAATCGCCTCAATCATTTCAATTCATCTATGTTAATTGATGCAAAATTTGTAGAGTCCGATTTAACTATCGGTGACTATTTCATGAACATCAGTATAAGTAGCTCAATTAAACAACTTGTTATCCCAACCATGTTAAGTGGCCTTACCTGGATACGATGTGACCCTTGTTCTTCCAACTGTGGGAGTCAACATAAATCACTTTATAATCCAAAATTGTCAGATACCTATAAGAAAATTATGTTCGACTCAGAAGAGTGTAGACTTCTACAACGTGCTGAGCCTGGGCAATTAGGTGAGTGTCGATATCAAGACTACCGTTCTGGCAACAATTTATTCTCCTCTGGAGTGTTGAGCACTGAGTCCTTCTACTTAAAATCTCCATATTTGCCTCATGATAGTTTCTCTGATATAGTGTTTGGATGCGATGAAGTACATCAAGGCAATTTTAAAGATGGGGCTCAAGGTGTTGTTGGCCTTGGACAAGGGCCATTTTCATTGGTTTCTcaagtgggaaaaaaaatggGCCCTAATGCCAATAAATTCTCGTACTGCTTGGTTGAGAAGCCATTCGAGGTATGCAGTAAGATTCAATTCGGACCGGATTTTACTCtcgacaaacaaaaaaatacatataaactGGAATTTCAGACTTCTGATGCTCCTATCCGCTACCACCTCAACCTTGAAGCCGTTAGCATTAATGGTAAGAAAGTAGAGATACCAAATAAAAAACATGATATGATAGTCGATATTCAGACATCCTTGACGTCATTGCCTTCAAATATATACGATGAATTCATCGCCAGGGTTAAAAAACATTTTGGCAACATACACTCAATCGAGTTGCCGAAACACGGCACTTGCTTCctcaaaaatcaagtcaacaagCACAAGAGACCCACGGTTGTGCTTCATTTTTCTGACTCATCCGGATCCCACGTAAAATTTCCTGTGAATCCTTCAACATTGTTTCAGGAAACTGATGAGCACATGTGTCCGACAATAATCCGAAATGATGAAATTTCAATTCTAGGGAATAGGGCACAAATAAATGTTCATATGATATTTGACCTGCCAACCCATTCACTCACTTTTGCTGCAGTTGATTGCCTCAAAGCTAAAATGTAA
- the LOC119981084 gene encoding uncharacterized protein LOC119981084 isoform X2 codes for MVNHPQALIKELWTCTCVWNNHLLSSALIGVLYLSIEGEGVEISGLILACFSDLTFKYSGRELKAQWMAASQSVGSLIAIVRMVVIWLEESASIKFQRLLFPDKAVREIYNLTSL; via the exons ATGGTGAATCACCCGCAAGCTTTG ATCAAAGAGCTTTGGACATGTACATGCGTGTGGAACAACCATCTCTTGAGCAG CGCTTTGATCGGTGTTCTGTACCTGAGCATCGAAGGAGAAGGAGTGGAAATATCTGGACTAATATTGGCTTGCTTTTCCGACTTGACCTTTAAGTATTCAGGTAGAGAATTAAAGGCTCAATGGATGGCTGCTTCTCAG TCTGTTGGATCTCTGATTGCAATTGTTCGTATGGTG GTGATATGGCTAGAAGAGAGCGCAAGCATTAAGTTTCAGAGGTTACTATTCCCTGACAAGGCCGTCAGGGAAATATACAATTTAACTTCACTGTAG
- the LOC119981084 gene encoding uncharacterized protein LOC119981084 isoform X4, which produces MRQEKAYMQMCFHIKELWTCTCVWNNHLLSSALIGVLYLSIEGEGVEISGLILACFSDLTFKYSGRELKAQWMAASQSVGSLIAIVRMVVCRSSCDMARRERKH; this is translated from the exons ATGCGACAAGAAAAGGCATATATGCAGATGTGTTTTCAT ATCAAAGAGCTTTGGACATGTACATGCGTGTGGAACAACCATCTCTTGAGCAG CGCTTTGATCGGTGTTCTGTACCTGAGCATCGAAGGAGAAGGAGTGGAAATATCTGGACTAATATTGGCTTGCTTTTCCGACTTGACCTTTAAGTATTCAGGTAGAGAATTAAAGGCTCAATGGATGGCTGCTTCTCAG TCTGTTGGATCTCTGATTGCAATTGTTCGTATGGTGGTATGCAGATCATCCT GTGATATGGCTAGAAGAGAGCGCAAGCATTAA
- the LOC119981084 gene encoding uncharacterized protein LOC119981084 isoform X1 codes for MRQEKAYMQMCFHIKELWTCTCVWNNHLLSSALIGVLYLSIEGEGVEISGLILACFSDLTFKYSGRELKAQWMAASQSVGSLIAIVRMVVIWLEESASIKFQRLLFPDKAVREIYNLTSL; via the exons ATGCGACAAGAAAAGGCATATATGCAGATGTGTTTTCAT ATCAAAGAGCTTTGGACATGTACATGCGTGTGGAACAACCATCTCTTGAGCAG CGCTTTGATCGGTGTTCTGTACCTGAGCATCGAAGGAGAAGGAGTGGAAATATCTGGACTAATATTGGCTTGCTTTTCCGACTTGACCTTTAAGTATTCAGGTAGAGAATTAAAGGCTCAATGGATGGCTGCTTCTCAG TCTGTTGGATCTCTGATTGCAATTGTTCGTATGGTG GTGATATGGCTAGAAGAGAGCGCAAGCATTAAGTTTCAGAGGTTACTATTCCCTGACAAGGCCGTCAGGGAAATATACAATTTAACTTCACTGTAG
- the LOC119981084 gene encoding uncharacterized protein LOC119981084 isoform X3, protein MRQEKAYMQMCFHIKELWTCTCVWNNHLLSSALIGVLYLSIEGEGVEISGLILACFSDLTFKYSGRELKAQWMAASQVIWLEESASIKFQRLLFPDKAVREIYNLTSL, encoded by the exons ATGCGACAAGAAAAGGCATATATGCAGATGTGTTTTCAT ATCAAAGAGCTTTGGACATGTACATGCGTGTGGAACAACCATCTCTTGAGCAG CGCTTTGATCGGTGTTCTGTACCTGAGCATCGAAGGAGAAGGAGTGGAAATATCTGGACTAATATTGGCTTGCTTTTCCGACTTGACCTTTAAGTATTCAGGTAGAGAATTAAAGGCTCAATGGATGGCTGCTTCTCAG GTGATATGGCTAGAAGAGAGCGCAAGCATTAAGTTTCAGAGGTTACTATTCCCTGACAAGGCCGTCAGGGAAATATACAATTTAACTTCACTGTAG
- the LOC119980657 gene encoding aspartic proteinase CDR1-like: MHHLIFISSLLLLKAFLFNPIEAKINSFSFDLIHHDSKLSPFYDQSKTTSERSKEALIRSLNRLNHFNSSMSTDAKFVESDLINGDYFMNIHISETHERLVIPSMLLGLTWIRCGPCSSDCENQHQSLYNPKLSDTYHGILFGSEQCKKLVHTEPGKSNECRYTKYRSVNNIFSSGVLGTETFYLKSPNTPDESFSHVVFGCDEAHQGDFEDGVQGVVGLGQGPFSWVSQLGKKIGDNAKNFRTAWLRSHSRYTPSPPNIRYHLNLEAISVNDEKIEIANKEHDMLVDIQMSLTSLPSHIYNEFIAKVKKYFGNVHSIEHMEHGTCFLKNQVKNLKSPKVMLHFSDSSGSHVDFPVNPSTMFQESAVGLMCSTIIRNDEISILGSRAQVDVQMIFDLSAHSLTFASVDCLKDK; the protein is encoded by the exons ATGCATCACTTGATTTTCATATCGAGTCTCCTTTTGCTCAAAGCATTCCTTTTTAATCCAATCGAGGCGAAAATAAATTCTTTTAGCTTCGATCTTATTCATCATGATTCAAAACTATCTCCATTTTATGACCAATCTAAAACTACGTCAGAGCGTTCGAAAGAAGCTCTTATTCGTTCTCTCAATCGCCTCAATCATTTCAATTCATCTATGTCAACTGATGCAAAATTTGTAGAGTCTGATTTAATTAACGGTGACTATTTCATGAACATCCATATAAGTGAGACACATGAACGACTTGTTATCCCAAGCATGTTACTTGGCCTTACCTGGATACGATGTGGCCCTTGTTCTTCTGATTGTGAGAATCAACATCAATCACTTTATAATCCAAAATTGTCCGATACCTATCACGGTATTCTGTTTGGTTCAGAACAGTGCAAAAAACTAGTACATACTGAGCCTGGGAAATCAAATGAGTGTCGATATACAAAATACCGTTCTGTCAACAATATATTTTCCTCTGGAGTGCTGGGCACTGAGACCTTCTACTTAAAATCTCCTAATACACCTGATGAAAGCTTCTCTCATGTAGTGTTTGGATGTGATGAAGCACATCAAGGTGATTTTGAAGATGGGGTTCAAGGTGTTGTTGGCCTTGGACAAGGGCCATTTTCATGGGTttctcaattgggaaaaaaaattggcgATAATGCGAAAAATTTTCGTACTGCTTGGTTGAGAAGCCATTCGAGGTATACA CCTTCTCCTCCTAATATCCGCTACCACCTCAACCTTGAAGCCATTAGCGTTAACGATGAGAAAATAGAGATAGCAAATAAAGAACATGATATGTTAGTTGATATTCAAATGTCCTTGACGTCGTTGCCTTCACATATATACAATGAATTCATTGCCAaggttaaaaaatattttggcaaCGTACACTCAATCGAGCATATGGAACACGGCACTTGCTTCctcaaaaatcaagtcaagaaTCTCAAGAGTCCCAAAGTTATGCTTCATTTTTCTGACTCATCTGGATCCCATGTGGACTTTCCTGTGAATCCTTCAACAATGTTTCAGGAAAGTGCCGTTGGCCTTATGTGTTCGACAATAATCCGAAATGATGAAATTTCGATTCTGGGGAGTAGGGCACAAGTAGACGTTCAGATGATATTTGACCTGTCAGCCCATTCACTCACTTTTGCTTCAGTTGATTGCCTCAAAGATAAATAA
- the LOC119980658 gene encoding aspartic proteinase CDR1-like, with protein sequence MGGQVRKENGGRHMWTGTSRSTASVAGDGSSSSQYKTSGISTGIPPVHTVAKINFFSFDLIHHDSKLSPFYDKSKTESERSKEALIRSLNRLNHFNSSMLIDAKIVESDLIVSDYFMNIYISTPHKRLVIPTMLSGLTWIRCGPCSSNCGNQHQSLYNPKLSDTYHDILFTSRECRILQHIERGELGECRYQGYHSGNNIVSSGVLGTETFYLKRDLQVGSPSTRDESFSHIMFGCDEVHQGNFKDGVEGVVGLGQGPFSLVSQVGKKIGENANKFSYCLVEKPFEKHSKIKFGPDLTLDKENKEYKVKFQASQAHVRYHLNLESISVNDEKIEMANKEHDMIVDIQTSLTSLPSNIYNEFIAKVKKHFDDVHYIEHPEHGTCFLKRQVNKLKRPKVVLHFSDSSGSHVDFPVNPSTMFQESIVGRMCSTIIQNDEISILGNKAQVDVHMIFDLSAQLLTFAPVDCLQDKI encoded by the exons ATGGGCGGGCAAGTGAGGAAAGAAAATGGGGGTCGGCACATGTGGACAGGAACTTCGCGCAGCACTGCGAGTGTAGCTGGTGATGGTTCTTCTTCGTCTCAATACAAGACCTCCGGTATATCTACTGGTATACCGCCAGTTCATACTG TAgcgaaaattaatttttttagctTCGATCTCATTCATCATGATTCAAAACTATCTCCTTTTTATGATAAATCTAAAACTGAGTCAGAGCGTTCGAAAGAAGCTCTTATCCGTTCCCTCAATCGTCTCAATCATTTCAATTCATCTATGCTAATTGATGCAAAAATTGTAGAGTCTGATTTAATTGTCAGTGATTATTTCATGAACATCTATATAAGTACGCCACATAAACGACTTGTTATCCCAACCATGTTAAGTGGCCTTACCTGGATACGATGTGGCCCTTGTTCTTCCAACTGTGGGAATCAACATCAATCACTTTATAATCCAAAATTGTCAGATACCTATCACGATATTTTGTTCACCTCAAGAGAGTGCAGAATTCTACAACATATTGAGCGCGGGGAATTAGGTGAGTGTCGATATCAAGGATACCATTCTGGCAACAATATAGTCTCCTCTGGAGTGCTGGGCACTGAGACCTTCTACTTGAAAAGAGATTTGCAGGTCGGTTCTCCATCTACACGTGATGAAAGCTTCTCTCATATAATGTTTGGATGCGATGAAGTACATCAAGGCAATTTTAAAGATGGGGTTGAAGGTGTTGTTGGCCTTGGACAAGGGCCATTTTCATTGGTTTCTcaagtgggaaaaaaaattggcgAAAATGCCAATAAATTCTCGTACTGCTTGGTTGAGAAGCCATTCGAGAAACACAGTAAGATTAAATTCGGACCGGATTTAACTCTcgacaaagaaaacaaagaatataaAGTTAAATTTCAGGCTTCTCAGGCTCATGTCCGCTACCACCTCAACCTTGAATCCATTAGTGTTAACGATGAGAAAATAGAGATGGCAAATAAAGAACATGATATGATAGTCGATATTCAGACATCCTTGACGTCGTTGCCTTCAAATATATACAATGAATTCATCGCCAAGGTTAAAAAACATTTTGACGACGTACACTATATCGAGCATCCGGAACACGGCACTTGCTTCCTCAAAAGGCAAGTCAACAAACTCAAGAGACCTAAAGTTGTGCTTCATTTTTCTGACTCATCCGGATCCCATGTAGACTTTCCTGTGAATCCTTCAACAATGTTTCAGGAAAGTATTGTTGGCCGCATGTGTTCGACGATAATCCAAAATGATGAAATCTCGATTCTGGGAAACAAGGCACAAGTAGACGTTCATATGATATTTGACCTGTCAGCCCAGTTACTCACTTTTGCTCCAGTTGATTGCCTCCAAGATAAAATTTAG